From one Comamonas piscis genomic stretch:
- the tgt gene encoding tRNA guanosine(34) transglycosylase Tgt, which yields MLQFDLLKTDPSSHARRGTLTLNHGVVQTPIFMPVGTYGTVKGVMPRSLEEMGAQIILGNTFHLWMRPGQEVMKSFGGLHGFEKWDKPILTDSGGFQVWSLGAMRKITEEGVHFQSPVNGDKLFMSPEVSMQIQTVLNSDIVMQLDECTPYETNGKKTTEAEARKSMEMSRRWAKRSQEEFARLENPNALFGIVQGGMFKHLREESLQGLLELDFPGYAVGGVSVGEPKDEMLDIMQHTPHLLPANKPRYLMGVGTPEDLVQGVADGVDMFDCVMPTRNARNGTIFTRYGDLKIRNARHKTDHQPFDTTCTCHACAGKSGVSWDDGGRDGFSRAYQHHLDRCGEMLGPMLTTIHNLHYYLNLMQEVRQSLEAGTFSQFRAQFKSDRARGV from the coding sequence ATGCTGCAGTTCGACCTTCTCAAAACCGACCCATCCAGCCACGCACGCCGTGGCACGCTCACGCTCAACCATGGCGTGGTGCAGACCCCCATCTTCATGCCGGTGGGCACCTATGGCACTGTCAAGGGCGTAATGCCCCGCAGCCTGGAAGAAATGGGCGCCCAGATCATTCTGGGCAACACCTTCCACCTGTGGATGCGCCCAGGGCAGGAGGTGATGAAGAGCTTTGGCGGCCTGCATGGTTTCGAGAAATGGGACAAGCCCATCCTGACCGACTCGGGCGGCTTCCAGGTCTGGTCGCTGGGCGCCATGCGCAAGATCACCGAAGAAGGTGTGCATTTCCAAAGCCCGGTCAATGGCGACAAGCTGTTCATGTCGCCCGAGGTCAGCATGCAGATCCAGACGGTGCTGAACTCGGACATCGTCATGCAGCTCGACGAGTGCACGCCGTACGAGACCAACGGCAAGAAGACCACCGAAGCCGAAGCGCGCAAGTCGATGGAGATGAGCCGCCGCTGGGCCAAGCGCTCCCAGGAAGAGTTTGCGCGCCTGGAGAACCCCAATGCCTTGTTCGGCATTGTGCAGGGCGGCATGTTCAAGCACCTGCGCGAGGAATCGCTGCAGGGCCTGCTGGAGCTGGATTTCCCCGGCTACGCGGTGGGCGGCGTCTCGGTTGGTGAGCCCAAGGACGAGATGCTGGACATCATGCAGCACACGCCCCACCTGCTGCCAGCGAACAAGCCACGCTACCTGATGGGCGTGGGCACGCCAGAGGACCTGGTGCAAGGCGTGGCCGATGGCGTGGACATGTTCGACTGCGTGATGCCTACGCGCAATGCGCGCAACGGCACGATCTTTACTCGCTATGGTGATCTGAAGATCCGCAACGCCCGCCACAAGACCGACCACCAACCCTTCGACACCACCTGCACCTGCCATGCCTGCGCCGGCAAGAGCGGCGTGAGCTGGGACGACGGCGGCCGCGACGGCTTCAGCCGCGCCTACCAGCACCACCTGGACCGCTGCGGTGAGATGCTCGGCCCGATGCTGACCACCATCCACAACCTGCACTACTACCTGAACCTGATGCAGGAAGTGCGCCAGTCGCTGGAAGCCGGCACTTTCAGCCAGTTCCGGGCACAGTTCAAATCGGACCGGGCTCGAGGGGTCTAA
- a CDS encoding GGDEF domain-containing protein yields the protein MQTASPFHPLEQPHSGRLLLCASLAVFAAAMVGILLRPLGYLSVFWPANQIVLVLLLRYPRLMRPLGLAALFASFVLADLITGTSLWLSLGFTTANLCGAACGWLFLRKQSQRDLQMEGQYSALLVFFASGMASLASAAIGGPVSVWAFGLSLTQGLLMWWTGEWMNAMMLLPFLLALPSARTAVTAKERRSWALKFLPALAVVGLEITSYMVGNKVGSLVFSLPALLWCALSYRILTTAIITMVVFVTKVIVVSNIVGFIPANVLDVASLRLGITMLLLGPLSVAGAHAARTELLHRMRYQAHHDSLTDVLSRNGFVQASHTLLKRLTHEGNSAAVLMLDLDHFKRVNDNHGHASGDRLLRDVSQLLTASLRPQDVLGRIGGEEFAVVLPTISFEDATAIAERLCQTVRSGQFQTAQDAPLQATLSIGLAYRQALRPGDSLEALLREADLALYQAKAQGRDCAVWTVPS from the coding sequence ATGCAGACCGCGTCGCCCTTCCACCCCTTGGAGCAGCCCCATAGCGGTCGCTTGCTGCTCTGCGCCAGTTTGGCGGTGTTTGCGGCAGCGATGGTGGGCATCTTGCTGCGCCCGCTGGGCTACCTTTCGGTGTTCTGGCCCGCCAACCAGATCGTGCTGGTGCTGCTGCTGCGCTACCCCCGCCTGATGCGGCCGCTGGGCTTGGCAGCACTCTTCGCCAGCTTTGTGCTGGCCGACCTGATCACCGGCACCTCCTTGTGGCTGTCCCTGGGCTTTACCACCGCCAACCTCTGCGGCGCAGCCTGCGGATGGCTGTTTCTGCGCAAGCAATCGCAGCGCGATCTGCAGATGGAAGGCCAGTACTCGGCGTTGCTGGTGTTCTTTGCCAGCGGCATGGCATCGCTGGCATCGGCTGCCATTGGCGGGCCGGTCAGCGTCTGGGCCTTTGGGCTGTCACTGACCCAGGGGCTGTTGATGTGGTGGACCGGCGAATGGATGAACGCCATGATGCTGCTGCCATTTTTGCTGGCCCTGCCTTCGGCGCGCACCGCCGTGACCGCGAAAGAGCGCCGCTCCTGGGCCTTGAAGTTTCTGCCTGCACTGGCGGTGGTGGGCCTGGAGATCACCAGCTACATGGTGGGCAACAAGGTCGGCTCGCTGGTGTTCTCGCTGCCTGCGCTGCTGTGGTGCGCACTGTCCTACCGCATTCTGACCACCGCCATCATCACCATGGTTGTGTTTGTGACCAAGGTGATTGTGGTCTCCAACATCGTGGGCTTTATCCCGGCGAATGTGCTGGATGTGGCGAGTCTGCGCCTGGGCATCACGATGCTGCTTTTGGGCCCCTTGTCCGTGGCGGGCGCCCATGCCGCGCGCACCGAACTCTTGCACCGCATGCGCTACCAGGCCCACCACGACAGCCTGACCGATGTGCTGAGCCGCAATGGCTTTGTGCAGGCCAGCCACACCCTGCTCAAGCGCCTGACGCATGAAGGCAACTCGGCGGCGGTGCTGATGCTGGATCTGGACCATTTCAAGCGCGTCAACGACAACCATGGCCATGCCAGCGGCGACCGCCTGCTGCGCGATGTCAGCCAGTTGCTGACCGCCTCGCTGCGGCCCCAGGATGTGTTGGGCCGCATCGGCGGCGAAGAGTTTGCCGTGGTGCTGCCCACCATCAGCTTTGAGGACGCCACCGCGATTGCCGAGCGCCTGTGCCAGACGGTACGCAGCGGCCAGTTCCAGACAGCGCAGGATGCGCCGTTGCAGGCCACGCTCAGCATCGGCCTGGCGTACCGCCAGGCGCTGCGACCCGGCGACAGCCTGGAGGCCCTGCTGCGCGAAGCGGACCTGGCCCTGTACCAGGCCAAGGCCCAGGGCCGCGACTGCGCGGTTTGGACCGTCCCCAGCTAA
- a CDS encoding DUF2145 domain-containing protein, whose amino-acid sequence MLKFLRGSLMAAALLAAAGAQAGRSCEPQKPTLDSVRQSLNLAQNVAQALDASGAQVVLLGRQGQDLRKYQLEYSHMGWAYKSATGAWRVVHKLNDCGTAASHVYRQGLGEFFLDDMWRYQAVMLVPTKAVQQQLLLALSANVQPLQLHEPRYSMLAYPWSQRYQQSNQWALETLAQAMAPQTVHDRGQAQAWLQLQRYQPSDLRIGAMTRLGGRMTRANIAFDDHPPEKRFAGHIETATVDSALQFMQRSGLGAAPVPLQ is encoded by the coding sequence ATGTTGAAGTTTTTACGCGGGAGCCTGATGGCCGCCGCACTGCTGGCAGCTGCAGGCGCCCAAGCCGGACGCAGCTGCGAGCCGCAAAAGCCCACGCTCGACAGCGTGCGCCAAAGCCTGAACCTGGCGCAGAACGTGGCCCAGGCGCTGGATGCCAGCGGTGCGCAGGTGGTGCTGCTGGGCCGCCAGGGGCAGGATTTGCGCAAGTACCAGCTGGAGTACTCGCACATGGGCTGGGCCTACAAATCGGCCACTGGCGCCTGGCGTGTGGTGCACAAGCTCAATGACTGCGGCACGGCGGCATCGCATGTCTACCGCCAGGGGCTGGGAGAGTTCTTTCTGGACGATATGTGGCGCTACCAGGCGGTGATGCTGGTGCCCACCAAGGCGGTGCAGCAACAGTTGCTGCTGGCGCTGTCGGCCAATGTGCAACCCTTGCAGCTGCATGAGCCGCGCTACAGCATGCTGGCCTATCCCTGGAGCCAGCGCTACCAGCAAAGCAACCAGTGGGCCTTGGAGACGCTGGCCCAGGCGATGGCGCCGCAAACCGTGCATGACCGGGGCCAGGCGCAGGCCTGGTTGCAGCTTCAGCGCTACCAGCCCAGCGATTTGCGCATTGGTGCCATGACCCGTTTGGGCGGCCGCATGACCCGTGCCAATATTGCCTTTGACGACCACCCGCCGGAAAAGCGCTTTGCTGGCCATATCGAAACGGCGACGGTGGACTCGGCGTTGCAGTTCATGCAGCGCAGCGGGTTGGGCGCTGCACCCGTGCCGTTGCAGTGA
- a CDS encoding YiaA/YiaB family inner membrane protein: MSQAFNPVQRDTRAWQYQVWISFGIAVSMCAVGLAWLPGQHLEQAFMVMGYMFCLSAAFVLAKFVRDKQADSEQAAGDTPLWRFVVWGGFGIAMGLTGWGLLNMGINPTYKAFLGVSWLYMITTAFTLAKMLRDKHESDLAAALYRARSQRSEPRNQDVSQPQERV; encoded by the coding sequence ATGTCTCAAGCCTTCAACCCTGTTCAGCGTGACACCCGTGCATGGCAATACCAGGTGTGGATTTCATTCGGTATTGCAGTCTCGATGTGCGCCGTCGGCCTGGCCTGGCTGCCTGGGCAACACCTGGAGCAGGCGTTCATGGTCATGGGCTATATGTTCTGCCTGTCTGCCGCCTTTGTGCTGGCCAAGTTTGTGCGGGACAAGCAAGCGGACAGCGAGCAAGCGGCCGGCGATACCCCCCTGTGGCGCTTTGTGGTTTGGGGCGGCTTTGGCATCGCCATGGGCCTGACCGGCTGGGGCCTGCTGAACATGGGCATCAACCCGACCTACAAGGCATTTTTGGGGGTGAGCTGGTTGTACATGATCACGACCGCCTTCACCCTGGCCAAGATGTTGCGCGACAAGCATGAATCGGACCTGGCCGCTGCCCTCTACCGCGCCCGCAGCCAGCGCAGCGAGCCCCGCAACCAGGATGTGAGCCAGCCCCAGGAGCGCGTGTGA
- the mdeB gene encoding alpha-ketoglutarate dehydrogenase has translation MRQPPTHLPKAPQADPAELAEWCDAFDGLLTAYGAAQGKEQAGALLDALLAHARKRHVPWKPSGNTPYSNTISVDEQPPYPGDIELEKKLSAILRWNALAMVVRANAAHGELGGHIASYASAADLFETGFNHFFRADDGHHGGDLVYFQPHSSPGVYARAFLEGRLGEDNLSHYRQELVAASQGIQGLSSYPHPYLMPEFWQFPTGSMGIGPINAIYQARFMRYLAHRSLADTEGRKVWGFFGDGEMDEPESIAALTLAAREGLDNCIFVINCNLQRLDGPVRGNGRIVDELEALFSGAGWNVVKCLWGSEWDALLARDHSHVLARTFAHTVDGEFQTLSANDGAFNREHFFNQSPELAALVAHLSDSDIDRLRRGGHDPVKIHAAFASAAAHSGQPTVVLAKTMKGYGMGSIGQGRMTSHQQKKLGAEDLLAFRDRFNLPLSDAQATSAAFLKPADGSAEMRYLLARRQALGGFLPARKGQAAPIAVPDLRATAGFALQADGKPMSTTMAFVRQLGNLLKDAELGPRIVPIVADEARTFGMAGLFRQVGIYAPFGQLYQPEDNASVLLYREHSSGQILEEGISEAGALSSWTAAATSYSTHGTAMLPFFIFYSMFGFQRVGDLIWAAADQRARGFLIGATSGRTTLGGEGLQHQDGSSLLSASTVPNCKSYDPSFAGELAVIIDHGMQRMLQEQRDEFFYITVTNESVANPSLPPEAHEGVIRGMYLLQAGSANSARRVQLLGSGAIMGEVLKAAAILERDHGVAADIWSVTSYAELARDGEAQLERWRGGAPAQPSWFAQQLGASQGPIIAASDYVRALPELVRAYLPTDANGLPRQHFYTLGTDGFGRSDSRAALRQHFAVDAAAIVQTYLRSQQA, from the coding sequence GTGCGCCAGCCGCCCACCCATTTACCCAAAGCTCCCCAAGCCGACCCCGCCGAACTGGCCGAGTGGTGCGATGCCTTTGATGGCCTGCTGACCGCCTACGGGGCGGCCCAAGGCAAGGAGCAAGCCGGTGCCTTGCTGGATGCGCTGCTGGCGCATGCCCGCAAGCGCCATGTGCCCTGGAAGCCCTCGGGCAACACGCCCTACAGCAATACCATCTCGGTCGATGAGCAGCCACCCTACCCGGGCGATATCGAACTGGAGAAAAAGCTCTCGGCCATCCTGCGCTGGAACGCGCTGGCCATGGTCGTGCGCGCCAATGCCGCGCACGGCGAGCTGGGCGGCCACATTGCCAGCTATGCCTCGGCGGCCGATTTGTTCGAGACCGGCTTCAACCATTTCTTCCGTGCCGACGATGGCCACCACGGTGGCGATCTGGTGTACTTCCAGCCTCATTCGTCGCCCGGCGTTTACGCACGCGCTTTTCTGGAAGGGCGGCTGGGCGAAGACAACCTGAGCCACTACCGCCAGGAGCTGGTCGCCGCCAGCCAAGGCATCCAGGGCCTCAGCTCTTATCCGCACCCCTATCTGATGCCGGAGTTCTGGCAGTTCCCCACCGGCTCCATGGGCATCGGCCCGATCAATGCCATCTACCAGGCGCGCTTTATGCGCTACCTGGCGCACAGGAGCCTGGCCGACACCGAAGGCCGCAAGGTCTGGGGCTTTTTTGGCGATGGCGAGATGGACGAGCCCGAATCCATTGCCGCGCTGACCCTGGCCGCGCGCGAGGGGCTGGACAACTGCATCTTCGTCATCAACTGCAACCTGCAGCGGCTCGATGGCCCGGTGCGCGGCAATGGCCGTATCGTCGATGAGCTGGAGGCACTGTTCAGCGGCGCGGGCTGGAACGTCGTCAAATGCCTCTGGGGATCGGAGTGGGATGCGCTGCTGGCGCGCGACCACAGCCATGTGCTGGCCCGCACCTTTGCGCACACGGTGGATGGCGAGTTCCAGACCCTGTCGGCCAACGATGGCGCCTTCAACCGCGAGCATTTTTTCAACCAAAGCCCGGAGCTGGCCGCGCTGGTCGCCCACCTGTCGGACAGCGACATCGACCGCCTGCGCCGGGGTGGGCATGACCCCGTCAAGATCCATGCCGCGTTTGCCAGTGCCGCCGCGCACAGCGGCCAACCGACCGTGGTGCTGGCCAAAACGATGAAGGGCTATGGCATGGGCAGCATCGGCCAGGGCCGCATGACCTCGCACCAGCAAAAAAAGCTGGGCGCCGAAGACCTGCTGGCCTTCCGCGACCGCTTCAACCTGCCGCTGAGCGATGCGCAGGCCACCTCGGCCGCCTTCCTCAAACCGGCCGATGGCAGCGCCGAGATGCGCTACCTGCTGGCACGCCGCCAGGCGCTGGGCGGCTTTTTGCCAGCGCGCAAAGGCCAGGCCGCCCCCATCGCCGTGCCCGATCTGCGGGCCACCGCAGGCTTTGCGCTGCAGGCCGATGGCAAGCCGATGAGCACCACGATGGCCTTTGTGCGCCAGCTCGGCAACCTGCTCAAAGATGCAGAACTGGGCCCGCGCATCGTGCCCATCGTGGCCGATGAGGCGCGTACCTTTGGCATGGCCGGGCTGTTCCGCCAGGTGGGCATCTACGCGCCCTTTGGCCAGCTTTACCAGCCGGAGGACAATGCCTCGGTGCTGCTGTACCGCGAGCACAGCAGCGGCCAGATTCTGGAGGAAGGCATCAGCGAAGCCGGTGCGCTGTCGTCCTGGACGGCGGCCGCCACCAGCTACAGCACGCATGGCACGGCCATGCTGCCGTTTTTCATCTTTTACAGCATGTTTGGCTTTCAGCGCGTCGGCGATTTGATCTGGGCCGCTGCCGATCAGCGGGCACGCGGCTTTTTGATTGGTGCCACCTCCGGCCGCACCACCTTGGGCGGCGAAGGCCTGCAGCACCAAGACGGCAGCAGCCTGCTGAGCGCCTCCACCGTGCCCAACTGCAAAAGCTACGACCCCTCCTTTGCCGGCGAGCTGGCGGTCATCATCGACCATGGCATGCAGCGCATGCTGCAAGAGCAGCGGGACGAGTTCTTCTACATCACCGTCACCAACGAAAGCGTGGCCAACCCCAGCCTGCCGCCGGAGGCCCATGAAGGCGTCATCCGTGGCATGTATTTGCTACAGGCCGGCAGCGCGAACAGCGCGCGCCGGGTGCAATTGCTGGGCAGCGGCGCCATCATGGGCGAGGTGCTCAAGGCGGCCGCTATTCTGGAGCGCGACCACGGCGTGGCGGCCGATATCTGGAGCGTTACCAGCTATGCCGAGCTGGCCCGCGATGGTGAAGCCCAGCTGGAGCGCTGGCGCGGTGGCGCGCCCGCACAGCCCAGCTGGTTTGCACAGCAATTGGGCGCCTCACAAGGCCCCATCATTGCCGCCAGCGACTATGTGCGCGCGCTGCCTGAGCTGGTACGCGCCTACCTGCCCACCGATGCCAACGGCCTGCCGCGCCAGCATTTCTACACCCTGGGGACGGACGGCTTTGGCCGCAGCGATTCGCGTGCAGCGCTGCGCCAGCATTTTGCGGTCGATGCCGCCGCCATCGTGCAGACCTATCTGCGCAGCCAACAGGCCTGA
- a CDS encoding ABC transporter substrate-binding protein, translated as MQRTRLAQALATLGLLGLTAAMGTAHAQDKVKIGYISDMSSLYADVEGKGGATAIQMAIDDFGGKVLGKPIEMLVVDHQNKADIAASKAREWIDTQNLTMIFSGTNSGTALALAKVADEKKRVMINNGAGTSALTNEACTPYTIHYAYDTVALSKGAAGAIVEGGGKNWFFLTADYAFGHAMEADATKVIKAKGGAVAAAVRHPLNASDFSSFLLQAQSSKAQVLALANAGGDTINAIKAAKEFGIDKTMKIAPLLVFYSDIHSLGLKNTAGMQFVTSWYWDMNDASRKFADAYMKKTQRRPTEIQAADYSATMNYLKAVQAAGTTDADKVMETWRGMKMDDFFGSGTLRADGSYIHDMYLVQVKTPQESKGTWDYYKIVKKLPGEEVFTTKEETKCALWK; from the coding sequence ATGCAACGCACTCGCCTGGCGCAAGCCTTGGCCACCTTGGGTCTGCTCGGCTTGACGGCCGCCATGGGTACCGCCCATGCGCAAGACAAAGTCAAGATCGGCTACATCTCCGACATGTCCAGCCTCTATGCCGACGTCGAAGGCAAGGGCGGCGCCACCGCGATTCAGATGGCCATCGATGATTTTGGCGGCAAGGTGCTGGGCAAGCCGATCGAAATGCTGGTCGTCGACCACCAGAACAAGGCCGACATCGCTGCCAGCAAGGCCCGCGAGTGGATCGACACGCAGAACCTGACGATGATCTTCAGCGGCACCAACTCAGGCACCGCACTGGCGCTGGCCAAGGTGGCCGATGAGAAAAAGCGCGTGATGATCAACAACGGCGCCGGCACCTCGGCGCTGACCAATGAGGCCTGCACGCCTTACACCATCCATTACGCCTATGACACCGTGGCGCTGTCCAAGGGTGCGGCCGGCGCCATCGTCGAGGGCGGTGGCAAGAACTGGTTCTTTCTGACGGCCGACTATGCCTTTGGCCATGCGATGGAAGCCGATGCCACCAAGGTCATCAAGGCCAAAGGCGGTGCGGTTGCCGCGGCCGTGCGCCATCCACTCAATGCCTCCGACTTCTCGTCCTTCCTGCTGCAGGCGCAAAGCTCCAAGGCCCAGGTGCTGGCACTGGCCAATGCCGGCGGCGACACCATCAACGCCATCAAGGCCGCCAAGGAATTCGGCATCGACAAGACGATGAAGATCGCCCCGCTGCTGGTCTTCTACAGCGACATCCACAGCCTGGGCCTGAAGAACACCGCTGGCATGCAGTTCGTCACCAGCTGGTACTGGGACATGAATGACGCATCGCGCAAGTTTGCCGATGCCTACATGAAGAAAACCCAGCGCCGCCCCACCGAAATCCAGGCCGCGGACTACTCGGCCACGATGAACTACCTCAAGGCCGTGCAGGCCGCCGGCACCACCGATGCCGACAAGGTGATGGAGACCTGGCGCGGTATGAAGATGGACGACTTCTTTGGCTCGGGCACCCTGCGCGCCGACGGCAGCTACATCCATGACATGTACCTGGTCCAGGTCAAGACCCCGCAGGAATCCAAGGGCACCTGGGACTACTACAAGATCGTCAAGAAGCTGCCGGGCGAGGAGGTGTTCACCACCAAGGAAGAAACCAAGTGCGCGCTGTGGAAGTGA
- a CDS encoding dienelactone hydrolase family protein — protein sequence MSQTPSNADFDSLLPGRATLAGSTRRSALQMALGVGYAAAAVPVMAQTAIKTPDAGLTAGTIQYTVDGFQVSAYRAAPAGKSNLPVVLVIQEIFGVHDYIADTCRRLAQMGYLAIAPELFARQGDPRKYTEISQLQSELVSKVPDAQVIKDLDATLAWAKDNGGDTSRAGITGFCWGGRITWLYAATGKVKAGVAWYGRLQGAASELQPKHPIDLSSALKAPVLGLYGGKDQGIPLESVEAMKQSLQKAGAAGNAAAAASSFHVYPEAGHAFHADYRPSYRKDAADDGWKRMQDWLKAHGVI from the coding sequence ATGTCCCAGACTCCCAGCAATGCCGATTTCGACTCCCTTCTCCCGGGCCGCGCCACCTTGGCCGGCAGCACCCGCCGCAGCGCCCTGCAAATGGCGCTGGGCGTAGGCTACGCCGCAGCAGCCGTACCGGTGATGGCGCAGACGGCCATCAAGACGCCGGATGCCGGCCTGACCGCCGGCACCATCCAGTACACGGTCGATGGCTTCCAGGTCAGCGCTTACCGCGCAGCGCCTGCTGGCAAATCCAACCTGCCGGTGGTTCTGGTGATCCAGGAAATCTTTGGCGTACATGACTACATCGCTGACACCTGCCGCCGCCTGGCCCAGATGGGCTACCTGGCGATAGCGCCCGAGCTGTTTGCCCGCCAGGGCGATCCGCGCAAGTACACCGAAATCAGCCAGCTGCAAAGCGAGCTGGTCAGCAAGGTGCCCGATGCCCAGGTCATCAAGGACCTGGACGCCACCCTGGCATGGGCCAAGGACAACGGCGGTGACACCAGCCGCGCCGGTATCACCGGTTTCTGCTGGGGCGGTCGCATCACCTGGCTGTATGCCGCCACCGGCAAGGTCAAGGCTGGTGTCGCCTGGTATGGCCGCCTGCAAGGCGCTGCCAGCGAGCTGCAGCCCAAGCACCCGATTGACCTCAGCAGCGCGCTCAAGGCGCCCGTGCTGGGCCTCTACGGTGGCAAGGACCAGGGCATTCCGCTGGAGTCGGTCGAAGCGATGAAGCAAAGCCTGCAAAAGGCCGGTGCCGCTGGCAATGCCGCTGCTGCGGCGTCGAGCTTCCATGTCTACCCGGAAGCCGGCCACGCCTTCCATGCCGACTACCGCCCCAGCTACCGCAAGGATGCGGCCGATGACGGCTGGAAGCGCATGCAGGATTGGCTCAAGGCGCATGGCGTCATCTAA
- a CDS encoding DUF333 domain-containing protein, whose amino-acid sequence MTSLTILYKSVAALVAVSALAACTSTSGLKPLHDPEEKEAFTRATVYAGPRSPASAYCVQMGGAILNTPKGKNTLCRFPDGKEMDPWDLFWRDNPSN is encoded by the coding sequence ATGACCTCTCTAACGATTCTGTACAAAAGCGTGGCAGCCCTGGTGGCCGTGTCCGCCCTGGCCGCCTGCACCAGTACTTCGGGCCTCAAGCCGCTGCATGACCCTGAAGAGAAGGAGGCTTTCACACGCGCCACCGTCTATGCCGGGCCGCGCAGCCCCGCATCGGCCTACTGCGTGCAGATGGGTGGCGCCATCCTCAACACGCCCAAGGGCAAGAACACCTTGTGCCGCTTCCCCGACGGCAAGGAAATGGACCCCTGGGACCTGTTCTGGCGCGACAACCCCTCGAACTAA